A section of the Acropora muricata isolate sample 2 chromosome 4, ASM3666990v1, whole genome shotgun sequence genome encodes:
- the LOC136913090 gene encoding coiled-coil domain-containing protein 1-like isoform X1 — translation MNRLFLTVALLIACLVLADAFPLKRASFSKRGKGSLSRHENELLERIDDYKNLDKLNDAKRDRDDDDDDDDDDDDDDDDDDDDDNDDDDDDDDDDDDDDDDDDNDDDDNDDDDDDDDDDDDDDDDDDDDKRKDDDDNDDDDDDDDDDDNDDDDDDNDDDKRDNDDDDDKDDDDDDDDNDDDDDDDDDDKRDNDDDDDKDDDDDDDNDDDDDDNDDDKRDNDDDDDKDDDDDDDDNDDDDDDDDDDKRDNDDDDDKDDDDDDDNDDDDDDNDDDKRDNDDDDDKDDDDDDDDDDDDDDDDDDDDDDDDD, via the exons ATGAATCGCCTTTTTCTGACAGTAGCTCTGCTCATCGCCTGTCTTGTACTAGCAGATGCTTTCCCCCTGAAACGAGCTA GCTTTTCAAAAAGAGGCAAAGGGTCTTTGTCACGACATGAAAATGAACTACTGGAAAGGATCGATGACTACAAGAACCTCGATAAGCTAAATGATGCTAAGCGCGATcgtgatgacgatgatgacgatgatgatgatgacgacgatgatgatgatgacgacgatgatgatgacaacgatgatgatgatgatgatgatgatgatgatgacgacgacgatgatgatgatgacaatgatgatgacgacaatgatgatgacgacgacgacgatgatgatgatgatgatgatgatgatgacgacgatgatgacaaaCGTAAAgatgatgacgacaatgatgatgacgacgacgacgatgatgacgatgataatgatgatgacgacgatgataacgatgatgacAAACGTGAtaacgacgatgatgatgataaagacgacgacgatgatgacgatgataatgatgatgacgacgatgatgacgatgatgacaaaCGTGATaacgacgatgacgatgataaagacgacgatgatgacgatgataatgatgatgacgacgatgataacgatgatgacAAACGTGAtaacgacgatgatgatgataaagacgacgatgatgatgacgatgataatgatgatgacgacgatgatgacgatgatgacaaaCGTGATaacgacgatgacgatgataaagacgacgatgatgacgatgataatgatgatgacgacgatgataacgatgatgacAAACGTGAtaacgacgatgatgatgataaagacgacgacgatgatgatgatgatgacgacgatgatgatgatgacgatgatgatgatgacgacgatgatgatgattga
- the LOC136913090 gene encoding coiled-coil domain-containing protein 1-like isoform X2 — protein sequence MNRLFMIVALLIACLVLADAFPLKRASFSKRGKGSLSRHENELLERIDDYKNLDKLNDAKRDRDDDDDDDDDDDDDDDDDDDDDNDDDDDDDDDDDDDDDDDDNDDDDNDDDDDDDDDDDDDDDDDDDDKRKDDDDNDDDDDDDDDDDNDDDDDDNDDDKRDNDDDDDKDDDDDDDDNDDDDDDDDDDKRDNDDDDDKDDDDDDDNDDDDDDNDDDKRDNDDDDDKDDDDDDDDNDDDDDDDDDDKRDNDDDDDKDDDDDDDNDDDDDDNDDDKRDNDDDDDKDDDDDDDDDDDDDDDDDDDDDDDDD from the exons ATGAATCGCCTTTTTATGATAGTAGCCCTGCTCATCGCCTGTCTTGTACTAGCAGATGCTTTCCCCCTGAAACGAGCTA GCTTTTCAAAAAGAGGCAAAGGGTCTTTGTCACGACATGAAAATGAACTACTGGAAAGGATCGATGACTACAAGAACCTCGATAAGCTAAATGATGCTAAGCGCGATcgtgatgacgatgatgacgatgatgatgatgacgacgatgatgatgatgacgacgatgatgatgacaacgatgatgatgatgatgatgatgatgatgatgacgacgacgatgatgatgatgacaatgatgatgacgacaatgatgatgacgacgacgacgatgatgatgatgatgatgatgatgatgacgacgatgatgacaaaCGTAAAgatgatgacgacaatgatgatgacgacgacgacgatgatgacgatgataatgatgatgacgacgatgataacgatgatgacAAACGTGAtaacgacgatgatgatgataaagacgacgacgatgatgacgatgataatgatgatgacgacgatgatgacgatgatgacaaaCGTGATaacgacgatgacgatgataaagacgacgatgatgacgatgataatgatgatgacgacgatgataacgatgatgacAAACGTGAtaacgacgatgatgatgataaagacgacgatgatgatgacgatgataatgatgatgacgacgatgatgacgatgatgacaaaCGTGATaacgacgatgacgatgataaagacgacgatgatgacgatgataatgatgatgacgacgatgataacgatgatgacAAACGTGAtaacgacgatgatgatgataaagacgacgacgatgatgatgatgatgacgacgatgatgatgatgacgatgatgatgatgacgacgatgatgatgattga
- the LOC136913085 gene encoding protein PIF-like, with translation MNRLFLTGALLVMCIVLADAFPKNRVAFSRNSRGFLSRPEHELLEKFDDYKNLDKLNDDKRDDGNDDEDGDDEDGDDDKRKDDDDDDDNDDDDEDGDDDKRDDGNDDEDGDDEDGDDDKRKDDDDDDDDDDDDDDDDDDDKRKDDDDDDDDDDDNDNDDDDEDGDDDKRDDGNDDEDGDDEDGDDDKRKDDDDDDDDDDDDDNDDDDEDGDDDKRKDDDDDDDDDDDDDNDDDDEDGDDDKRKDDDDDDDDDDDDDNDDDDEDGDDDKRDDGNDDEDGDDEDGDDDKRKDDDDDDDDDDDDDNDDDDEDGDDDKRDDGNDDEDGDDEDGDDDKRKDDDDDDDDDDDDDNDDDDEDGDDDKRDDGNDDEDGDDEDGDDDKRKDDDDDDDDDDDDDNDDDDDDNDDDDEDGDDDKRDDGNDDEDGDDEDGDDDKRKDDDDDDDDDDDDEDDEDGDDDKRDDDEDDEDKRAYGWEK, from the coding sequence CTTTCTCAAGAAACAGCAGAGGGTTTTTGTCACGACCTGAACATGAGCTTCTGGAAAAGTTCGACGACTACAAGAACCTCGATAAGCTGAATGACGACAAGCGTGATGATGGCAATGATGATGAAGACGGGGATGACGAGGATGGTGACGATGACAAGcgtaaagatgatgatgatgatgacgacaatgatgatgatgacgaggaTGGTGACGATGACAAGCGTGATGATGGCAATGATGATGAAGACGGGGATGACGAGGATGGTGACGATGACAAGcgtaaagatgatgatgatgatgacgacgacgatgatgatgatgacgatgatgatgacgatgacaagcgtaaagatgatgatgatgatgacgacgatgatgatgataacgacaatgatgatgatgatgaggatggTGACGATGACAAGCGTGATGATGGCAATGATGATGAAGACGGGGATGACGAGGATGGTGACGATGACAAGcgtaaagatgatgatgatgatgacgacgatgatgatgatgacgacaatgatgatgatgacgaggaTGGTGACGATGACAAGcgtaaagatgatgatgatgatgacgacgatgatgatgatgacgacaatgatgatgatgacgaggaTGGTGACGATGACAAGcgtaaagatgatgatgatgatgacgacgatgatgatgatgacgacaatgatgatgatgacgaggaTGGTGACGATGACAAGCGTGATGATGGCAATGATGATGAAGACGGGGATGACGAGGATGGTGACGATGACAAGcgtaaagatgatgatgatgatgacgacgatgatgatgatgacgacaatgatgatgatgacgaggaTGGTGACGATGACAAGCGTGATGATGGCAATGATGATGAAGACGGGGATGACGAGGATGGTGACGATGACAAGcgtaaagatgatgatgatgatgacgacgatgatgatgatgacgacaatgatgatgatgacgaggaTGGTGACGATGACAAGCGTGATGATGGCAATGATGATGAAGACGGGGATGACGAGGATGGTGACGATGACAAGcgtaaagatgatgatgatgatgacgacgatgatgatgatgacgacaatgatgatgatgatgacgacaatgatgatgatgacgaggaTGGTGACGATGACAAGCGTGATGATGGCAATGATGATGAAGACGGGGATGACGAGGATGGTGACGATGACAAGcgtaaagatgatgatgatgatgacgacgatgatgatgatgacgaggaTGACGAAGATGGTGACGATGACAAGcgtgatgatgatgaggatgatgaAGACAAACGAGCTTATGGCTGGGAGAAATAa